From Desulfovibrio sp., the proteins below share one genomic window:
- a CDS encoding transposase produces MLQMKLGSPWESACRESFNGKMRVRCLTVRFSTTSAGSVILGVLRKEYYMIRPHGSLEQCPPPTPARIFPSGQNAPLGKCSLYTGLSVAPHN; encoded by the coding sequence ATGCTGCAGATGAAACTTGGTTCCCCCTGGGAGAGCGCCTGCCGCGAAAGCTTCAACGGAAAAATGCGGGTCCGATGTTTAACTGTGAGATTTTCTACAACTTCGGCAGGCTCAGTTATTCTTGGAGTGTTGCGCAAAGAGTATTACATGATTAGGCCGCACGGCTCACTGGAGCAATGTCCGCCACCAACTCCTGCTAGAATCTTCCCCTCAGGGCAGAATGCTCCCCTTGGGAAGTGTTCATTGTACACAGGATTGAGTGTAGCCCCTCATAATTAG